The genome window GAGTTTTGAAGAGATCGCCGCGGCCATGAACAGCAGCGTCAGCGGAGCGAAAGTCCGGGTCCGCCGTGGACTCGAACGCCTCGCCGAACTGGCCCGCCAGGGCCGCGTGGAACCTGTCCGAGATCCGGACCCCGTCCCGGGGAGTGGAACATGATCACCTGCGATCAAGCCTTCGACTGCATGACCGACGCCCGGCGGAAGGACAGCCCCGAGCTCGCCGCCCACCTTGCGGACTGCCCCCGCTGCCGCCAGATGGCCGAGACCCTCGCGCCCGCCGTCGACCTTCTCACGGGACCCGTCCCCCCCTGGATGAGCGGCGAAGCGGTCGCCACCCGGACCGCCGCCGACACCGAGACCGTCGCGCTCGCCGTTCGCTCCGCCCAGCGGCTCGGCCGGCCCCGCACGCTCCTCGGCACTCCGCTGCGGCGCAGCCTCCTCGCCTCGATGGGGGGCGCCCTCGTCGGCGCCCTGGCGATGGCGCTCCTGCTGCCCGCTCAGAAACCGTCCCGGCCCGCGGCGGGCGAAGTCTGCACCTGGCAGAACCGCAGCGCCGCCATGGTCAACGACGCCAAAACCCTCGCCCTCTCCTGCGTGGTCTGCCACATCCAGGACACCAAGTAGCTTCCCGAAGTTTCGCGTGAGTCCTCAGCCTCTCTTCTACGGTCCGCTTCGTCTTCCGACGCGGTATCTCCTCTCGCCGCTCGCCGGGTTCACGAACCTGCCGTTCCGACGGATCTGCCACGAGATCGGCGGACTCGGTCTCGGCACGACGGACCTCGTCAGCGCCCGCGGCCTGATCGAGGGGAGTCAGAAGACTCTCCAGCTCATCGCCACCTGCGCGGAGGACAAGCCGTTCGCCGTCCAGATCTTCGGCGGCGAGCCCGAGGTCATGCGCGACGCGGCCCAGCTCCTGGAAGGCAAGGGGGTCGACTCGGTCGACATCAATATGGGCTGCCCGGTCCAGCGGATCACGGGGGGCGGCGCGGGCTCGGCCATGATGTGCCGCCCCACCGACACGATCGATCTCGTCCGGACCGTCGTTGAGTCGGTCCGGATCCCCGTCACCGTCAAGATGCGGCTCGGCTGGGACGAGCAGCAGATCACCGCCCCGTTCTTCGCCCGCGAGTTCGAACAGACCGGCGTCGCCGCCATCGCGATCCACGGCCGCACGCGGGCCCAGGGGTTCTCAGGCTCGGTCAGCCGGCCGGGAATCCGGCAGGTGGTCGAAGCGGTCCAGCGGATCCCGGTGATCGGCAACGGTGACATCCGGACGGTCGCGCAGGCGGCCGAGATGTTCCGCGAGACCGGCTGTCACGGGATCTCGATCGGCCGCGGCGCCCTCGCCAACCCCTGGATCTTCCGCCAGCTCGTCGAGCAGGAGATGACGGGGACTTTTTCGCCCGCGGGCTCGTTCGAAGACCGCCTCGAGCTGATGTCGCGGCAGTTCCGCTACCTCGTCGATCTCGTCGGCGAATACCGGGCGCTTCCTGCCTTCCGGAAGATGGCCCACTGGTATCTCAAGTCGATGCACGTCCGGGCTCACCTGCGGAACGCCTTCCAGGTCGCCCAGACCTGCGGCGAGGTGGCCGACGTTCTGACGGGGATCCGGGAAGAGGGCCCTTCCCGCGGCAACCGGACGGGCGAGCTTCCTGACATGCACATCCCCGTCCCGGCGGGACCGGTTGAACGCTGGTGAAGTCAATTACCGGGTCCAGGGGGCACCCTGGTGGGGGATGCAAGGGGGCAACGCCCTCTTGCCCGCCGGAGGCCTGGCCGTCGGACGCTGTCTGAAGGAGTGAGTGTCCAAACGCGGACAACGTGCCGTATGCCCCCTCACCAACCCGCGGGGAGTGCAAAGCCAGCGGTGCGGTGTGACGGAGTCCTCAGCGTGGATGCGGTTTGAGCGAGCATAGCTAAGGCGCAAGACCCACTCTCGACTCACGAATCCGAAGGACACCGCACCGTGGGAGCTCAAACCATCTCGACGGGAACGTCTTCGTCGTCCGTGTCCTGGTTTCCACGGCGGCGGCGCGGATACAGGAGTTCGGCCGGATGCGTGAGGCCGATCAGGTGCGCGATCGCCAGATACGTTCCCCCGCCGGCGACGCAGACCGTCGCCAGCCCCGCCGCGCTCATGCGGCTGGGGCCTGTGAATGCCCCGCTCAACAGGTAGCAGACCACGACCATCCCTGCCGACGCTGCGAGCGTCTTTCCGACCGTCCGGCCGATCGAGGCGGCGTCGAATGCTCCGAACCGGGTTGTTGCGGCCCAGACGCACAGACCCAGTTGAACGATCGCGGAGATCGAGCTGGCCCACGCGAGGCCGTCCCCTCCGACGAGGAACACGAGCGACAGGCTCAGCACCAGGTTGAGCGCGACGGCGATCGAAGCCATCCGGACCGGAGTCAGCCGGTCCTCGACCGCATAGAAGCCGCGGTTCACGATCAGCACCGCGATCGAGGCCCAGACGCTCACGCCGTAGCCGACGACCATCCGCGCCGTCAGGGCTGAGTCGTGGCGGTCGAAGTTCCCCCGCTCGAACAGCACCTGCGTCAGCGGCGCCGCGAGTTGCACGAGCGCCACGCTGGCCGGGATCCCGATCGCCAGCGCCATCTCGAGGCCATGCCCGTAGTCGCGGCGGAAGAGCGTCCAGTCCTCCCGCTTGGCTGACCGCGTCAGGACCGGAAAGAGGACGGTCCCGAGGGCCACGCCGAAGACCCCCATCGGGAACTGCAGCAACCGGTAGGCGTAGTACAGGGCCGCGGCGGTTCCTGTGGTGACCGTCGAGGTCGATCCGATGGCGGTTCGCTCTCCATCGGCCAGCCACCACGCCAGCGAGGTGTCCATTAGGGTGCTGGCCTGACTCAACAGCACTCCCGCCAGGACCGGCGTCATGGCGGCAAACACCGCCCGCACCTGCGGCCAGACCCCTCGCCAGTCCGACGTGAGACCATAACCGCGACCCGCCAGCACGACGTACGGAATGAGCAACTGCACCACCCCCCCGACGACGACTCCCCCCGCGACGAGCTGGATCCGATGGGCCGAGTCCGCCGAGGCCCAGGGAGCGACGAACGTGGACGCGATCCAGGCGATGTTGAGCAGCACCGGGATCATCGCCGGCCAGAAGAAGCTCCGCAGCGACTGCAGCACGGCGCACAGCTGCGCCGAAAGACAGATGACCAGCAGGTAAGGAAGCAGGATCGCGATCAACTGCAGCAGCAGCGTCGTCCGCTCGCTCCACGTTCCCAGGAGAAAGGCGAGGCCGATCGCTCCTTCGGCCATGAGAACGAAGACGACCAAGAGCGCCGCCAGCGTGAACAGGACGCCCGACGAGAGCCGGCGGGCTTCCGCAGGGCCGCGCTGCTCCAGCTCCTGAACGAACCGGGGGAGGAACGCCGTCGTCAGCGCCCCTTCGCCGAGGAGCTGCCGAAAGACGTTCGGGATCCGGAACGCGAGCGTGAAGGCATCCGACACCGTTCCGGCGCCGAACAGCCACGCCATGGCCATCTCCCGCCCCAGGCCGAGAACACGGCTGAGGAGCGTGCAGATGCTGACCAGCCGCACGCTGGCGAGCGTCGAACGGGTCGACGCGGGGGACGCGTCGGCCGTAGCCGGGGCTGTCGAACTGGGAGGACCGTCCATGTCGGACGGGGTTATAGAGTTCCGTCGAACTCCGCGACCAGCCCGTTGGAGTTCACGCTTCGGCGTGCTCCTCTCCGCCTTGCGGATTCGCCGTCGTCCCCTCCGGGGGCAACGGCTCCCCTCGACCCGTCCGCCAGATGCCGCGCCACAGTCTCTGCCCCGTCAGGGCCAGAAGCCCCGCCACAACCGCCACGATGATCCATCCGGCGGCGGGGATCGTCTCGCCCGTCCGGTCCTGGAAGTCGCTCGCGACTGTCGCCAGGTACACGAACAATGCGATCCACCCAGCCCACG of Planctomyces sp. SH-PL14 contains these proteins:
- the murJ gene encoding murein biosynthesis integral membrane protein MurJ, yielding MDGPPSSTAPATADASPASTRSTLASVRLVSICTLLSRVLGLGREMAMAWLFGAGTVSDAFTLAFRIPNVFRQLLGEGALTTAFLPRFVQELEQRGPAEARRLSSGVLFTLAALLVVFVLMAEGAIGLAFLLGTWSERTTLLLQLIAILLPYLLVICLSAQLCAVLQSLRSFFWPAMIPVLLNIAWIASTFVAPWASADSAHRIQLVAGGVVVGGVVQLLIPYVVLAGRGYGLTSDWRGVWPQVRAVFAAMTPVLAGVLLSQASTLMDTSLAWWLADGERTAIGSTSTVTTGTAAALYYAYRLLQFPMGVFGVALGTVLFPVLTRSAKREDWTLFRRDYGHGLEMALAIGIPASVALVQLAAPLTQVLFERGNFDRHDSALTARMVVGYGVSVWASIAVLIVNRGFYAVEDRLTPVRMASIAVALNLVLSLSLVFLVGGDGLAWASSISAIVQLGLCVWAATTRFGAFDAASIGRTVGKTLAASAGMVVVCYLLSGAFTGPSRMSAAGLATVCVAGGGTYLAIAHLIGLTHPAELLYPRRRRGNQDTDDEDVPVEMV
- the dusB gene encoding tRNA dihydrouridine synthase DusB; the protein is MSPQPLFYGPLRLPTRYLLSPLAGFTNLPFRRICHEIGGLGLGTTDLVSARGLIEGSQKTLQLIATCAEDKPFAVQIFGGEPEVMRDAAQLLEGKGVDSVDINMGCPVQRITGGGAGSAMMCRPTDTIDLVRTVVESVRIPVTVKMRLGWDEQQITAPFFAREFEQTGVAAIAIHGRTRAQGFSGSVSRPGIRQVVEAVQRIPVIGNGDIRTVAQAAEMFRETGCHGISIGRGALANPWIFRQLVEQEMTGTFSPAGSFEDRLELMSRQFRYLVDLVGEYRALPAFRKMAHWYLKSMHVRAHLRNAFQVAQTCGEVADVLTGIREEGPSRGNRTGELPDMHIPVPAGPVERW